The following proteins come from a genomic window of Salvia hispanica cultivar TCC Black 2014 chromosome 4, UniMelb_Shisp_WGS_1.0, whole genome shotgun sequence:
- the LOC125222729 gene encoding uncharacterized protein LOC125222729: MERSEPALVPEWLKNAGSLNGGSSSSNSDDQTSLKLARNKSFAKSNGHDFGRSFSSDRTTSSYFRRSSSSNGSGHLSSHSSFGKQHDRDWDRNTYDSRDREMSIMRDRRRWDSSDGSGATLLSKYERDGFSRSHSMVSGNNVGTWHKNAITDSSTTVGTKANGLLINSRPIGGVKKTFFEKDFPSLGSEERTVIHEVGRVPSPGLGSAILGLPLGSSTIANGEKWTSALAEVPVLVGSNSNVISPVQQAATRSSTVALGSCANLNMAEAVAQAPNRGQTTPSLLVGTQRREELAIKQSRQLIPVTPSMPKTLVFSSSDKQKNKVVGPVKGDVLKASNAGKLHVLKSVREKNGTAPAMKDSLSPTSSSKLVSSTLAAPSVSGSTATRGSTNNPVHGRKPAFTVLDKRPTSQAQSRNDFFNSVRKKSLENSSSITGSPTANSSPVVEINTAISPSSSDKSEMEVMCGNTSQGGETSLGVSLGRDNLPEIRGDIKENVGNCNAQKHISNGVKHPSLDLIFPEEEEAALLRSLGWEENAEGDEGGLTEEEINAFREDITKYINSKPSFKILKEAPPKIFPFDSHIGGVSTGLSSSDTKLES; the protein is encoded by the exons ATGGAAAGAAGTGAGCCCGCTTTAGTACCAGAATGGTTGAAAAATGCCGGAAGTCTGAATGGAGGCAGCAGTTCATCAAATTCAG aTGATCAAACCTCATTGAAGCTTGCAAGAAATAAGTCATTTGCGAAGAGTAATGGTCATGATTTTGGACGATCTTTTAGTTCTGACAGAACTACCTCTTCATATTTTCGCCGAAGTTCTAGTAGTAATGGTTCTGGTCATCTGAGCTCTCATAGTAGTTTTGGCAAGCAACATGATAGGGATTGGGATAGGAATACATATGATTCCCGAGATAGGGAAATGTCAATCATGAGGGACCGTAGGCGGTGGGACTCATCAGATGGATCAGGAGCCACCTTGTTAAGTAAATATGAGAGGGATGGGTTCAGCCGTTCTCATTCAATGGTTTCTGGGAACAATGTAGGCACATGGCACAAGAACGCTATAACTGATTCGAGCACCACTGTTGGAACCAAAGCCAATGGTTTACTTATTAACAGCAGGCCCATTGGTGGagtgaagaaaacattttttgaaaaagattTCCCATCATTGGGGTCTGAAGAAAGAACAGTTATTCATGAGGTTGGAAGAGTCCCATCTCCTGGTTTGGGTTCTGCTATTTTGGGCTTACCTTTAGGCTCCTCAACCATTGCCAATGGCGAAAAATGGACTTCAGCTTTGGCAGAGGTTCCTGTTCTAGTTGGAAGCAATAGTAATGTCATCTCTCCTGTACAGCAGGCAGCAACACGAAGTTCTACAGTGGCTTTGGGCTCATGTGCCAATCTCAATATGGCAGAAGCAGTAGCTCAGGCTCCTAATCGTGGTCAAACTACTCCATCG TTACTTGTGGGAACTCAGAGACGTGAAGAACTGGCTATCAAACAATCTAGGCAATTAATCCCTGTAACGCCATCAATGCCTAAAACTTTG GTCTTCAGTTCGTCAGATAAACAGAAAAATAAGGTGGTTGGGCCTGTGAAGGGTGATGTTTTAAAAGCATCAAATGCGGGGAAGCTCCATGTTCTCAAGTCAGTGCGTGAAAAGAATGGTACTGCTCCTGCTATGAAGGATAGCTTGAGCCCAACAAGTAGTAGCAAACTTGTGAGTTCTACACTTGCTGCTCCATCTGTTTCTGGATCAACTGCAACTAGAGGCTCAACAAACAATCCAGTCCATGGCCGCAAGCCTGCATTTACTGTGCTGGATAAGCGACCCACTTCCCAAGCTCAGAGCCGAAATGACTTTTTCAACTCAGTGAGGAAGAAATCTTTGGAGAATTCTTCTTCTATTACTGGTTCGCCAACAGCAAACTCCTCACCTGTTGTGGAGATTAACACTGCTATTTCACCATCCTCTTCAGATAAGTCTGAGATGGAGGTTATGTGTGGTAATACTTCTCAGGGTGGTGAAACTTCCTTAGGTGTAAGCTTGGGTAGGGATAATTTGCCTGAGATCAGAGGTGACATAAAGGAAAATGTTGGTAATTGTAATGCGCAGAAGCATATTAGTAATGGAGTGAAGCACCCTAGCTTAGATCTTATATTCCCAGAGGAGGAAGAAGCTGCATTATTACGTTCTTTGGGATGGGAGGAAAATGCCGAGGGTGACGAAGGTGGTCTTACTGAAGAAGAAATTAATGCTTTCCGCGAGGATATTACTAAG TACATCAATTCAAAGCCATCCttcaaaatcttgaaagaGGCGCCGCCAAAAATCTTTCCGTTTGACTCACATATTGGAGGCGTGTCTACTGGATTGAGTTCTTCTGACACTAAGCTGGAATCTTGA